The Trichosurus vulpecula isolate mTriVul1 chromosome 3, mTriVul1.pri, whole genome shotgun sequence genome includes a window with the following:
- the SCP2D1 gene encoding SCP2 sterol-binding domain-containing protein 1: MWKKERKRSHHQPKIKAAEGVSGTGQHVELNSAEDPSAPKSIQVTELRSNLVFEEISRRVKEVGSQLVKKVNAIFQLDITKDGKIIVQWTVDLKNGSGEVYSGSARSPADTVFTIPDHIFMELVLGKTNPQRAFFAGKLKVSGKVMLGQKLEKIFKDCAKF; encoded by the coding sequence atgtggaagaaagaaagaaagagaagccaCCATCAGCCTAAGATCAAAGCAGCTGAAGGAGTTTCTGGTACAGGACAACATGTGGAGCTGAATTCAGCTGAGGATCCTTCAGCACCCAAATCCATTCAAGTCACAGAACTCCGGAGTAACCTAGTATTTGAAGAAATTAGCCGCCGGGTCAAAGAAGTGGGCAGCCAACTGGTTAAGAAAGTCAATGCTATATTTCAGTTGGACATTACTAAAGATGGAAAGATCATTGTCCAGTGGACGGTCGACTTGAAGAATGGATCTGGAGAAGTATACTCGGGATCAGCAAGGAGCCCAGCTGACACTGTGTTTACTATTCCAGACCATATTTTTATGGAACTGGTGCTTGGCAAAACCAATCCTCAAAGGGCTTTCTTTGCTGGCAAGCTGAAAGTGAGTGGCAAGGTAATGCTGGGACAGAAGCTGGAAAAGATTTTCAAAGACTGTGCTAAattctaa